A region from the Arachis ipaensis cultivar K30076 chromosome B01, Araip1.1, whole genome shotgun sequence genome encodes:
- the LOC107638936 gene encoding uncharacterized protein LOC107638936: MSATGGAAISGGNRTRNRHLGDNRFYSPPPLRKHREKQHHPNHQYHHHHDPPQRSSLSRTSSENRPGSSSDCSISSRATSDISNLDRFLEYTTPLVPAQYLPKTSSKKWKPTEAELHPYFVLGDLWESFKEWSAYGAGVPLMLNGSESVTQYYNVSLSAIQLYIDPSKPSSRLRKPSQESDSESARETSSDSSSGYCHERGTNSIPNIRNHLNISDANNHGLERVSGSMPFVSSSSDETQSCNPPGQKIFEYFERETPYNRAPLADKISDLARHFPELKTYWSCDLSPASWVSLAWYPIYRIPTGPTLQSLSACFLTYHSLSTALQSPNTDGLHIHYSRGRDISSKLSLPIFGLAFHKFKVSVWDPEGVSECQKANSLMQSAENWLRRLRIEHPDYNYFITRCTYLR; encoded by the exons ATGTCGGCCACTGGTGGCGCCGCTATATCCGGCGGAAACCGCACCCGGAATCGCCACCTCGGAGATAATCGATTCTACAGCCCCCCGCCCCTCCGCAAACACAGGGAGAAGCAGCACCACCCCAACCACCAGTACCACCACCACCACGACCCGCCGCAGAGGTCCTCGCTTTCCAGAACCTCGTCGGAGAACAGGCCCGGCTCCTCCTCCGATTGCTCGATTTCTTCGCGCGCTACATCTGACATCTCCAATTTGGATCGCTTCTTGGAGTACACCACTCCCCTTGTTCCCGCCCAATATCTCCCCAAG ACAAGCTCTAAGAAGTGGAAGCCAACGGAGGCCGAGTTACATCCATACTTTGTGCTTGGGGACTTGTGGGAATCTTTTAAGGAATGGAGTGCATATGGGGCGGGTGTACCTCTGATGTTGAATGGGAGTGAATCCGTGACGCAGTATTACAATGTTTCCTTGTCTGCCATTCAGCTCTACATTGACCCATCAAAACCTTCTTCACGGTTAAG gaAGCCTAGTCAAGAAAGTGATTCTGAATCAGCAAGAGAGACAAGCAGTGATAGCAGCAGTGGTTATTGTCATGAACGAGGAACAAATAGCATCCCTAACATTAGGAATCATCTTAACATATCAGATGCCAACAATCATGGTCTGGAAAGGGTGTCAGGAAGTATGCCTTTTGTGAGTTCATCTAGTGATGAGACTCAGAGCTGCAACCCACCTGGTCAGAAAATATTTGAATACTTTGAGCGTGAGACACCTTATAATCGTGCTCCATTAGCAGACAAG ATTTCTGATCTTGCACGTCACTTTCCAGAGTTAAAGACATACTGGAGCTGTGATCTCTCACCTGCTAGTTGGGTTTCACTGGCTTG GTATCCAATATATAGAATACCTACTGGTCCAACGCTACAGAGCCTGAGTGCCTGCTTCCTGACCTACCATTCCCTGTCGACGGCTTTGCAGA GTCCAAATACTGATGGGCTTCATATCCATTATTCAAGAGGTAGGGACATATCATCAAAGTTATCCCTGCCAATCTTTGGGCTTGCTTTTCACAAGTTCAAAGTTTCTGTCTGGGATCCTGAGGGGGTTTCCGAATGTCAGAAAGCCAATTCTCTGATGCAATCTGCCGAAAACTGGCTCAGGCGATTGCGTATTGAACATCCTGATTATAATTACTTTATTACCCGTTGTACATATCTGAGATGA
- the LOC107620079 gene encoding protein DEHYDRATION-INDUCED 19-like, producing the protein MEPDPSFTFSSTDVQSLADLLADLVLGEKSVDDDLRPKQEFMCPFCGEIHDADALSYHIHDQHPRHLTNGDCPICEDSFGMELVGHIAKEHGDLLKVQRKRRYRTGGPNPTSRQELDEEIRKHLLRDFSCIAPSELDPLLSSFISTRVLADEQCSAQVQPSPLEAIEMQSLEDDFLEREPEPLQPLDNHLAEKDPRFEFVQRLLMSAILDNNLPMKL; encoded by the exons ATGGAACCCGATCCTTCCTTTACTTTCAGCAGCACTGATGTTCAATCTCTTGCCg ATCTGCTCGCAGATCTGGTCCTCGGTGAGAAATCGGTGGATGATGATTTGAGGCCGAAGCAGGAGTTTATGTGCCCTTTTTGCGGCGAAATTCACGACGCCGATGCACTTAGCTACCACATTCATGATCAGCATCCCCGGCATCTCACCAATGGG GACTGTCCAATTTGTGAAGACTCGTTTGGGATGGAACTTGTCGGTCATATTGCTAAAGAACATGGAGATCTTCTGAAA GTGCAGCGCAAAAGAAGGTACAGAACTGGAGGCCCGAATCCTACATCGAGACAAGAACTGGATGAAGAAATACGGAAACACCTATTAAGAGATTTTTCATGCATAGCTCCCTCTGAGCTTGATCCTTTGCTCTCATCATTTATTTCCACCCGAGTTTTAGCTGACGAACAATGCAGTGCACAAGTACAACCTTCTCCATTGGAAGCTATCGAAATGCAAAGTTTAGAAGACGATTTCTTGGAAAG GGAACCTGAACCGTTGCAACCATTGGACAACCATCTAGCAGAGAAAGATCCAAGGTTTGAGTTCGTTCAGAGGTTACTGATGTCTGCTATTCTTGATAATAACTTACCAATGAAATTGTAG
- the LOC107614647 gene encoding uncharacterized protein LOC107614647, whose translation MYTDIDDRVVLKIYCYGQILLQTYEGVQFVCENPVDVVILFTLSFEELKGVICEKIDSQRSRRVSCILYRYPLSVFGGFVQFQTKYVTDEASMHEMFSMYMENRHRMSYIELYVEFEQSKADRNIVLEDYNSESEDEFESNYEIVGPGEHEDEAGGDMNADVAVVADALANPHPFQEPSFMRSLDLEAMHAPEFPQYMNPDVLYVDRIATKKTIMILHVLPVVADGEFTVGMEFSSREAVIKAMKDYTIRKGVDYRVYESEPTTFYAKCTEYGNGCDWLIRVTKMQKKYYWEIRRYNGSHTCTRSTISQDHSKLESKTVAEAIKPLVEADPSIKVKSVIAEVQSKFNYTISYRKAWLAKQQAVESIFGGWEASYEALPIWFEAMCHKEPSAVVHFETMPAYQGDDLVPDIRVLHRIFWSYYPCIRAFRHCKPVVQVDGTHLYGKYKGCLLVAVSQDGNNNIVPIAFAIVEGETSDAWYFFLSNLHQHVVTRDGVGLISDRHDSIRSAIERSNGAWSPPRAFHMFCIRHIESNFLTPYLQKLIVNIGKFKYNEL comes from the exons ATGTATACTGATATTGATGATAGAGTTGTGTTGAAGATTTATTGTTATGGGCAGATTTTGTTGCAAACATATGAAGGAGTTCAATTTGTGTGTGAAAATCCAGTAGATGTTGTTATTCTGTTCACGTTGTCGTTTGAGGAATTgaaaggtgtgatttgtgagaagatagattctcAAAGATCTAGGAGAGTATCATGTATTTTGTACAGGTATCCTTTATCTGTGTTTGGTGGGTTCGTTCAATTTCAGACCAAGTACGTGACGGATGAAGCGAGTATGCATgaaatgttttcaatgtatatggAAAATCGCCACCGAATGTCTTAtatcgagttgtatgttgagtttgagcaATCTAAAGCGGACCGTAACATTGTGTtggaagattataatagtgaaagcgaggatgaatttgaaagtaactaTGAGATCGTTGGTCCAGGTGAACACGAAGATGAAGCTGGCGGCGACATGAATGCAGATGTGGCGGTAGTTGCAGATGCACTAGCAAACCCGCATCCGTTTCAGGAGCCTTCTTTCATGCGGTCGTTGGATTTGGAGGCTATGCACGCACCGGAGTTTCCGCAATATATGAATCCAG ATGTTCTTTACGTAGATAGAATAGCGACAAAGAAGACTATTATGATCTTACATG TGCTTCCTGTTGTGGCGGATGGTGAGTTCACAGTGGGGATGGAATTCAGTTCAAGGGAGGCAGTAATCAAGGCAatgaaagattataccatccGGAAAGGTGTAGACTATCGGGTATATGAGTCGGAACCGACGACATTCTATGCCAAATGTACAGAATATGGTAATGGTTGTGACTGGTTGATCAGGGTTACCAAAATGCAGAAGAAGTACTATTGGGAGATAAGGAGGTACAACGGAAGTCACACGTGTACAAGGTCTACTATTTCTCAAGACCATTCGAAGCTGGAGTCGAAGACAGTTGCAGAAGCAATTAAGCCATTGGTAGAGGCTGACCCGTCTATAAAGGTAAAATCAGTAATTGCTGAAGTCCAGTCAAAGTTTAACTACACCATCAGTTATCGCAAGGCTTGGTTAGCAAAGCAACAGGCGGTGGAATCAATTTTCGGAGGTTGGGAGGCATCGTATGAAGCTTTGcccatatggtttgaggccatgtgtcacaaGGAGCCATCAGCAGTGGTTCACTTCGAAACAATGCCTGCTTACCAGGGGGATGATTTGGTTCCTGATATACGTGTACTGCATAGAAtcttctggagttattacccttGTATAAGGGCCTTCAGACACTGCAAGCCAGTGGTGCAGGTGGACGGGACTCATTTGTATGGAAAATACAAGGGTTGTTTATTGGTTGCAGTCTCACAAGATGGTAATAACAACATCGTGCCTATTGCATTCGCCatagtggagggagagacttctgaCGCATGGTACTTTTTCCTGAGTAACTTGCATCAACATGTGGTGACACGTGATGGTGTGGGACTCATCTCTGATCGACACGATTCTATTAGGTCAGCTATTGAGAGAAGTAATGGGGCTTGGTCTCCTCCTAGAGCATTCCATATGTTTTGTATCCGACATATTGAATCCAACTTCTTGACACCTTACTTGCAGAAGCTCATAGTCAATATTGGTAAGTTTAAATACAATGAACTTTGA
- the LOC107638945 gene encoding two-component response regulator ARR1, which yields MNLSNGRGSMSTVTSGAAVKSADAVSDQFPAGLRVLVVDDDPTCLMILEKMLRTCLYEVTKCNTAEKALTLLRKNKNGFDIVISDVHMPDMDGFKLLEHIGLEMDLPVIMMSADDGKNVVMKGVTHGACDYLIKPVRIEALKNIWQHVVRKRKNEWRDTEQSGSAEEGDRQQKASDDADYSSSANESNWRNSKKRRDEEEEAEERDDTSTLKKPRVVWSVELHQQFVAAVDQLGIDKAVPKKILELMNVPGLTRENVASHLQKYRLYLRRLSGVSQHQNNMNSSFMNPQDATFGTISSINGIDLQTLAAAGQLPAQSLATLQAAGLGRSTPKAGLPMPIMDQRNLFSFENPRLRFSEGQQQQQHLSNSKPVNLLHGIPTNMEPKQLASLHQSSQPLGNMTVRVNASTQSNPLLMQMAQSQPRGHMLSENTGPHLPRLPSSLGQPSASNGTSNALMGRNGIAGSTRAPGYNPISQSSSMMNFPINQTTEMPISSFPLGSTPGISSITTKGSFQEEVTSGIKRAGGFVPNYDIFSELKKPLDWEVSNPSLTYNAASQHANPLHGNIDVSPSVLVQQSFSSNQQTGQSRDANTMIVKPIFSASESMEQGTLQNQHLNTLVTDNSIRVKTERIPDASSQTNFYPEHYGQEDLMSALLKQQEGIGPAENDFDFDGYSLDNVPV from the exons ATGAATCTCAGCAACGGGAGGGGATCCATGTCGACGGTTACTTCAGGTGCTGCTGTGAAATCCGCCGACGCCGTCTCCGACCAGTTTCCGGCGGGTCTGCGGGTCCTTGTTGTGGACGATGATCCCACGTGTCTCATGATTCTCGAGAAGATGCTCCGAACTTGTCTTTACGAAG TTACCAAATGCAATACAGCAGAGAAAGCACTTACACTTCTGCGAAAGAATAAAAATGGGTTTGACATTGTTATCAGTGATGTGCATATGCCAGACATGGATGGATTTAAACTGTTAGAACACATTGGCTTGGAAATGGACCTCCCTGTTATCA TGATGTCTGCAGATGATGGTAAAAACGTTGTTATGAAGGGTGTAACACACGGTGCCTGCGATTACTTAATTAAACCGGTTCGCATAGAGGCTTTGAAGAACATATGGCAGCATGTCGTTCGCAAGAGAAAGAATGAATGGAGAGATACTGAGCAGTCGGGTAGTGCCGAAGAAGGAGATCGACAGCAGAAGGCATCGGATGACGCGGATTACTCGTCGTCGGCAAATGAAAGCAACTGGAGAAACTCGAAGAAGAGGAGGGATGAGGAAGAGGAAGCAGAGGAAAGAGATGACACTTCAACTTTAAAGAAGCCAAGAGTTGTTTGGTCTGTTGAGCTGCATCAACAGTTTGTAGCTGCTGTAGATCAACTGGGAATTGATA AGGCTGTACCCAAAAAGATTCTTGAATTGATGAATGTTCCTGGACTCACCAGAGAAAATGTAGCCAGCCACCTTCAG AAATACCGTTTGTACCTCCGAAGGTTGAGTGGGGTTTCTCAGCATCAGAATAACATGAACAGTTCCTTCATGAATCCTCAAGATGCAACATTTGGGACAATTTCTTCGATTAATGGAATTGATCTTCAAACTCTTGCAGCTGCTGGCCAACTTCCAGCACAAAGTCTAGCCACACTTCAAGCAGCTGGACTTGGTAGGTCAACTCCGAAAGCGGGTTTACCCATGCCCATCATGGATCAAAGAAACCTTTTTAGTTTTGAAAACCCAAGGTTAAGATTCAGTGAagggcaacaacaacaacaacatttgAGTAACAGTAAACCAGTGAACTTACTTCACGGAATCCCTACAAATATGGAACCAAAGCAGCTTGCCAGTTTGCACCAATCATCCCAACCCCTTGGCAACATGACCGTCCGAGTCAATGCTTCTACACAGAGCAATCCCTTGTTAATGCAGATGGCACAATCCCAACCCAGAGGACACATGCTAAGCGAAAATACTGGTCCTCACCTTCCCAGACTCCCATCATCTTTGGGGCAGCCTAGTGCATCAAATGGAACTTCTAATGCTCTTATGGGCAGGAATGGGATTGCGGGTAGTACTAGAGCACCTGGCTACAATCCTATTTCACAAAGCTCTTCAATGATGAATTTTCCCATCAATCAAACCACTGAAATGCCCATCAGCAGTTTCCCTCTTGGAAGCACTCCTGGTATATCCAGTATCACAACAAAAGGCTCGTTTCAAGAAGAAGTTACTTCTGGAATTAAACGGGCAGGCGGGTTTGTTCCAAATTATGACATTTTTAGTGAACTGAAAAAGCCACTTGATTGGGAGGTATCGAATCCAAGCCTTACGTATAATGCTGCCTCTCAGCATGCAAATCCTTTACATGGTAACATTGATGTCTCGCCTTCAGTTTTAGTGCAGCAGAGCTTTTCTTCTAACCAACAGACGGGACAAAGCAGAGATGCCAATACCATGATTGTAAAGCCTATATTCTCTGCGAGCGAAAGCATGGAGCAAGGCACTCTCCAAAATCAACACCTCAATACACTCGTCACTGACAACTCAATAAGGGTTAAGACCGAAAGAATCCCTGATGCAAGCTCCCAAACTAACTTCTATCCTGAGCATTATGGGCAGGAGGATCTCATGAGTGCACTTCTCAAACAG CAAGAAGGCATTGGACCTGCTGAGAATGATTTCGACTTCGACGGGTATTCCCTGGATAACGTTCCGGTCTAG